One window of Enterobacter sp. RHBSTW-00175 genomic DNA carries:
- a CDS encoding glutamate synthase small subunit, giving the protein MSQNVYQFIDLQRVDPPKKPLKIRKIEFVEIYEPFSEGQAKAQADRCLSCGNPYCEWKCPVHNYIPNWLKLANEGRIFEAAELSHQTNTLPEVCGRVCPQDRLCEGSCTLNDEFGAVTIGNIERYINDKAFEMGWRPDMTGVKQTDKRVAIIGAGPAGLACADVLTRNGVKAVVFDRHPEIGGLLTFGIPAFKLEKEVMTRRREIFTGMGIEFKLNVEVGRDVQLDDLLKDYDAVFLGVGTYQSMRGGLENEEAPGVFDALPFLIANTKQIMGYGETADEPYVSMEGKRVVVLGGGDTAMDCVRTSIRQNATHVICAYRRDEENMPGSKREVKNAREEGVEFQFNIQPLGIEVNANGKVSGVKMARTEMGAPDAKGRRRAEIVAGSEHVIPADAVVMAFGFRPHSMEWLAKHSVELDSQGRVIAPEGSDNAFQTSNPKIFAGGDIVRGSDLVVTAIAEGRKAADGILNYLEV; this is encoded by the coding sequence ATGAGCCAGAACGTATACCAGTTTATCGACCTGCAGCGTGTTGATCCGCCAAAGAAACCGCTGAAGATCCGTAAAATTGAATTTGTTGAAATCTACGAGCCGTTTTCAGAAGGCCAGGCCAAAGCACAGGCAGACCGCTGCCTGTCCTGCGGTAACCCTTACTGCGAATGGAAATGTCCGGTACACAACTACATCCCGAACTGGCTGAAACTGGCCAACGAAGGGCGTATTTTTGAAGCCGCCGAGCTGTCTCACCAGACCAACACCCTGCCGGAAGTGTGCGGCCGCGTGTGTCCTCAGGACCGTCTGTGTGAAGGTTCCTGTACGCTGAACGACGAGTTTGGCGCGGTGACCATCGGTAACATCGAACGCTATATCAACGATAAAGCGTTCGAGATGGGCTGGCGCCCGGATATGACCGGCGTGAAGCAAACCGACAAACGCGTGGCGATCATCGGTGCAGGCCCGGCGGGCCTGGCCTGTGCGGATGTCCTGACCCGTAACGGCGTGAAGGCGGTGGTCTTTGACCGTCACCCGGAAATCGGTGGTCTGCTGACTTTCGGTATCCCGGCCTTCAAGCTGGAAAAAGAGGTGATGACCCGTCGCCGTGAAATCTTCACCGGCATGGGCATTGAGTTCAAGCTGAATGTGGAAGTGGGCCGCGATGTGCAGCTCGACGATCTGCTGAAAGATTACGATGCCGTGTTCCTGGGCGTGGGCACCTATCAGTCCATGCGCGGTGGTCTGGAGAACGAAGAAGCGCCAGGCGTATTTGACGCCCTGCCGTTCCTGATTGCTAACACCAAGCAGATTATGGGTTACGGCGAAACGGCCGATGAGCCTTACGTCAGCATGGAAGGCAAACGCGTTGTCGTACTGGGCGGTGGTGATACCGCGATGGACTGCGTGCGTACCTCCATTCGTCAGAATGCGACTCACGTTATCTGTGCTTATCGCCGTGACGAAGAGAACATGCCAGGCTCCAAACGCGAAGTGAAAAACGCGCGTGAAGAGGGCGTGGAGTTCCAGTTCAACATCCAGCCTCTGGGTATTGAAGTGAATGCCAACGGTAAAGTGAGCGGTGTGAAAATGGCGCGCACTGAGATGGGTGCGCCGGATGCGAAAGGTCGTCGTCGCGCGGAGATTGTGGCAGGCTCTGAGCACGTGATCCCGGCCGATGCCGTGGTGATGGCGTTTGGTTTCCGTCCTCATAGCATGGAATGGCTTGCGAAGCACAGCGTTGAGCTGGATTCACAGGGCCGCGTGATTGCACCTGAAGGCAGCGATAACGCATTCCAGACCAGCAACCCGAAAATCTTCGCCGGTGGCGATATCGTGCGCGGTTCTGACCTGGTGGTCACGGCCATTGCCGAAGGCCGTAAAGCAGCCGACGGGATCCTGAACTACCTGGAAGTGTAA
- a CDS encoding IS1-like element IS1B family transposase (programmed frameshift) — protein MASVSISCPSCSATDGVVRNGKSTAGHQRYLCSHCRKTWQLQFTYTASQPGTHQKIIDMAMNGVGCRATARIMGVGLNTIFRHFKKLRPQSVTSRIQPGSDVIVCAEMDEQWGYVGAKSRQRWLFYAYDRLRKTVVAHVFGERTMATLGRLMSLLSPFDVVIWMTDGWPLYESRLKGKLHVISKRYTQRIERHNLNLRQHLARLGRKSLSFSKSVELHDKVIGHYLNIKHYQ, from the exons GTGGCTTCTGTTTCTATCAGCTGTCCCTCCTGTTCAGCTACTGACGGGGTGGTGCGTAACGGCAAAAGCACCGCCGGACATCAGCGCTATCTCTGCTCTCACTGCCGTAAAACATGGCAACTGCAGTTCACTTACACCGCTTCTCAACCCGGTACGCACCAGAAAATCATTGATATGGCCATGAATGGCGTTGGATGCCGGGCAACCGCCCGCATTATGGGCGTTGGCCTCAACACGATTTTCCGCCATT TTAAAAAACTCAGGCCGCAGTCGGTAACCTCGCGCATACAGCCGGGCAGTGACGTCATCGTCTGCGCGGAAATGGACGAACAGTGGGGATACGTCGGGGCTAAATCGCGCCAGCGCTGGCTGTTTTACGCGTATGACAGGCTCCGGAAGACGGTTGTTGCGCACGTATTCGGTGAACGCACTATGGCGACGCTGGGGCGTCTTATGAGCCTGCTGTCACCCTTTGACGTGGTGATATGGATGACGGATGGCTGGCCGCTGTATGAATCCCGCCTGAAGGGAAAGCTGCACGTAATCAGCAAGCGATATACGCAGCGAATTGAGCGGCATAACCTGAATCTGAGGCAGCACCTGGCACGGCTGGGACGGAAGTCGCTGTCGTTCTCAAAATCGGTGGAGCTGCATGACAAAGTCATCGGGCATTATCTGAACATAAAACACTATCAATAA
- a CDS encoding DUF1120 domain-containing protein, translating into MKNGIFKYSLLAGAMAFSGLVMANPSATLAVKGQVSTGTCTAAVLPTANIDLGNISADSLPPTGSLEALGKTNYLRITCTSPLKYQVSLTDNRADSAIPAAETSQGAAFEGRVLGLGKTSDNVNIGGYYISLQNITTKFGGTDYQDMLSRSAASGASWTKAPAGVAITPLNNKAGSTDRAYVAMAASGSLEPEASATAEFRFMTSAYISSALRDITDQQTIDGNVTFNVDYL; encoded by the coding sequence ATGAAAAATGGAATTTTTAAATACTCGCTGCTGGCGGGCGCAATGGCTTTCTCCGGCCTGGTAATGGCCAACCCTTCCGCCACGCTGGCGGTAAAAGGCCAGGTTTCTACCGGGACCTGTACCGCTGCTGTATTGCCCACGGCCAATATTGATTTAGGTAATATCAGCGCGGACAGTCTTCCCCCAACAGGCAGTCTGGAGGCGTTAGGGAAAACTAACTATTTGCGGATCACCTGCACTAGCCCGCTGAAATATCAGGTGTCACTTACCGATAACCGGGCTGACTCCGCTATTCCTGCCGCAGAGACATCCCAAGGGGCTGCATTTGAAGGCCGCGTGTTAGGGCTGGGAAAAACCAGCGATAATGTGAATATTGGCGGCTATTACATCTCACTGCAAAATATCACCACTAAATTCGGCGGCACGGATTATCAGGACATGCTCTCTCGGAGTGCAGCATCAGGCGCCAGTTGGACAAAAGCTCCCGCAGGCGTGGCAATAACCCCATTAAATAACAAGGCGGGGAGCACTGACAGAGCCTATGTCGCCATGGCCGCTTCAGGTTCGCTGGAGCCAGAGGCTAGCGCCACTGCAGAATTTAGGTTTATGACATCGGCTTATATTTCAAGTGCCCTGCGAGATATTACCGATCAGCAAACCATCGACGGTAACGTAACGTTTAACGTGGATTATCTGTAA
- a CDS encoding DUF1120 domain-containing protein, whose protein sequence is MQYKKQIFTAGAIASLLTVTLSSYAGTSATLTISGTVTPAACTIALSGGGTLTFDPVSIEALPSTGTYTMTPKTIDTTVDCQNTAQAVAISFVDNRKDSVATHSDELTDSNTAFGLGTNDDALKIGSYGIKITKVTAEGTEGSLLSSTGKTLASTWSSLSSDAFVNNGTTAQYITYTDTSGSAPVSKKNYTFTLEVTPSISSDMKGITSTANLDGNTTINVDYM, encoded by the coding sequence ATGCAATACAAGAAACAGATTTTTACCGCAGGAGCGATTGCTTCGCTGTTAACCGTCACGCTCTCCTCCTACGCAGGTACCAGCGCGACTCTGACCATCTCCGGCACCGTCACCCCGGCAGCCTGTACTATTGCGCTTTCTGGCGGCGGCACCCTGACCTTTGATCCTGTCAGCATCGAAGCGCTGCCTTCAACCGGCACTTATACTATGACGCCGAAAACCATCGACACCACCGTTGATTGCCAGAACACGGCGCAGGCCGTGGCTATCAGCTTTGTCGATAACCGTAAGGACTCGGTCGCCACCCATTCTGACGAACTGACCGACAGCAACACCGCCTTCGGTCTGGGCACCAATGATGACGCCCTTAAAATCGGCTCTTATGGCATCAAAATCACTAAGGTCACGGCAGAGGGCACAGAAGGTAGCCTGCTCTCCAGCACCGGCAAAACCCTCGCCAGTACCTGGAGCTCGCTCTCTTCTGACGCATTCGTCAATAACGGTACCACCGCTCAGTATATTACCTATACCGACACCAGCGGCTCCGCGCCGGTCAGCAAGAAAAACTACACCTTCACTCTGGAAGTGACCCCGTCCATCAGCAGCGATATGAAGGGTATCACCAGCACTGCGAATCTTGATGGCAATACCACCATCAACGTTGATTACATGTAA
- a CDS encoding fimbrial biogenesis usher protein, whose translation MKNGIFAGVYIYPLMAFSSCSFAAQVPASLSGSESAQSMDIASFDITTLKNRGLSPEVAEYFAHGSRFAPGIQKVNLILNGTEKGEVSLLFNASGEPCFDKEFNEFSGLKTPDSVISKEDKPDAPVCYDYAASWPGSIVKLKPGQEKLELIVPQDALDNSIKPKNYQTGGTGALLNYNMFTSQSHYNGGSTQYDQGTFEAGVNVADWLARSQFIVSDSDGEQDSSVLYGYVQHTFAGLEKVMQAGAINVQNTPFSLSGLNGVQLTPETALTGETGSGITVTGIARSDQARVEVRQNGVLIMSTLVPAGTFTLRDVPVANANTDLLVNIKETDGSSSQFTVPAANLAGARLRPPEGWSLAAGTLRDIDTRYSKPWLVTATNSWQVASNLNLNIGAMTAQKYQSVAANVNVIPFQDLSLYANTQSAWDQRNDHMGHQFEIGSNYRLPWNLSVSLSGTHNTSGFRTLVDTLQDDDETAGIKNSYSASLGWSNSMLGSLAVSLSQSEGFGDDSDSRQSMLTWGKTFKYASVNASWQHALNTPDEDEGNDYRDADTFYVSISVPFGGHSIQSYMRDDGEKTRYGMQANGPLTKNSTYSITAEKGDQESDKYVAAGVSTNMHYTSLSLNASKSGSDFKNYSANMSGGIVAHPHGVTLSPYQVQDTFSVISFNDNVPGIEISTPQGPVWTDFWGQAVSASATPYRVNTLEINTETLPKNIDVNNGIKKLTPGHGSVTSVNFGVIKVRRAMLTLHLPDGKPVPKGDVLVDAKNQYVTTAVDDGLVFISDVDATPDIYATVDQQGHRCRVQFSLDEKDTESFYQKVNATCKPE comes from the coding sequence ATGAAAAATGGAATTTTCGCGGGTGTTTATATATATCCACTAATGGCGTTCTCTTCTTGTAGTTTCGCCGCACAAGTCCCTGCATCTTTATCAGGCAGCGAGAGTGCACAAAGCATGGATATTGCTAGTTTTGATATTACAACGCTTAAAAATAGAGGATTGTCTCCCGAAGTCGCAGAATATTTCGCCCATGGCTCACGGTTTGCTCCGGGGATTCAAAAAGTGAACCTGATACTCAACGGCACTGAGAAGGGTGAAGTCTCCCTACTTTTTAATGCATCCGGGGAACCTTGTTTTGATAAAGAATTTAACGAATTTTCAGGATTAAAGACACCCGACTCAGTTATCAGCAAGGAAGATAAACCAGACGCGCCTGTCTGCTACGACTATGCCGCATCATGGCCGGGTTCTATCGTTAAGCTCAAACCTGGCCAGGAAAAACTGGAGCTGATCGTTCCGCAAGACGCGCTGGATAACAGCATTAAACCGAAAAACTACCAGACTGGTGGTACGGGTGCTCTGCTGAACTACAACATGTTTACCAGTCAGAGCCATTACAACGGTGGTAGCACGCAATACGATCAGGGCACGTTTGAAGCCGGAGTCAATGTGGCTGACTGGCTGGCACGCAGCCAGTTTATCGTCTCTGATTCAGACGGTGAGCAAGACAGCAGCGTGCTTTACGGCTACGTTCAGCATACCTTCGCCGGGCTAGAAAAGGTGATGCAGGCGGGTGCAATCAACGTGCAAAACACGCCATTCAGCCTTTCAGGTTTGAACGGGGTACAACTGACACCTGAAACGGCACTGACAGGCGAGACCGGAAGCGGCATCACCGTCACGGGCATCGCCAGAAGCGATCAGGCGCGCGTCGAGGTTCGTCAGAATGGCGTGTTGATTATGTCCACACTGGTGCCGGCCGGAACGTTTACGCTGCGCGATGTTCCGGTAGCCAACGCCAATACCGATCTATTAGTAAACATAAAAGAAACTGACGGGTCTTCGAGTCAGTTCACGGTTCCTGCGGCGAATCTGGCTGGTGCACGTCTGCGTCCGCCCGAAGGATGGTCGCTTGCAGCGGGCACGTTGCGAGATATTGATACGCGTTACAGCAAACCCTGGCTGGTTACAGCGACTAATAGCTGGCAGGTTGCATCGAACCTTAATCTCAACATTGGGGCGATGACAGCACAAAAATACCAGTCAGTGGCAGCTAACGTAAATGTGATCCCCTTTCAGGATCTTTCCTTGTATGCCAACACCCAGAGCGCATGGGATCAACGTAACGATCACATGGGACACCAGTTCGAGATTGGCTCGAACTACCGCTTACCCTGGAATTTGTCCGTCAGCCTGTCAGGTACACATAATACGAGCGGTTTTCGTACACTTGTCGATACCCTTCAGGACGACGATGAAACGGCTGGGATCAAAAATAGCTACAGTGCGTCGCTAGGATGGTCAAACTCCATGCTGGGCTCGCTTGCGGTTTCACTCTCGCAATCTGAAGGTTTTGGTGATGACAGCGATTCACGTCAATCCATGTTGACGTGGGGCAAAACGTTTAAGTACGCATCCGTCAATGCCAGCTGGCAGCACGCCCTGAACACACCGGATGAAGATGAAGGCAATGATTATCGTGACGCTGATACGTTCTACGTCAGCATCAGTGTGCCGTTCGGCGGCCACAGCATTCAAAGCTACATGCGTGATGATGGCGAAAAAACACGCTATGGCATGCAGGCCAATGGCCCGTTAACAAAAAATTCGACTTACAGCATCACAGCTGAAAAAGGCGACCAGGAAAGCGATAAATATGTCGCTGCCGGGGTGAGCACCAATATGCACTACACCTCACTGAGCCTGAATGCCTCGAAGTCGGGCAGTGATTTTAAAAACTATTCGGCAAATATGTCAGGCGGCATCGTCGCCCACCCTCATGGCGTGACACTTTCGCCTTATCAGGTACAGGATACCTTTAGCGTTATCTCGTTTAATGACAACGTGCCTGGAATAGAAATTTCCACCCCGCAGGGGCCAGTGTGGACAGACTTTTGGGGACAAGCCGTTTCGGCTTCGGCTACACCTTATCGGGTCAATACGCTTGAAATCAACACCGAAACGCTGCCGAAAAATATTGACGTAAATAATGGCATCAAAAAACTAACCCCGGGACACGGATCCGTCACCAGCGTCAACTTTGGCGTGATTAAGGTGCGAAGGGCAATGCTCACATTACATTTGCCGGACGGTAAACCCGTGCCTAAAGGGGATGTGCTGGTCGATGCAAAAAATCAGTATGTGACCACCGCGGTTGACGATGGGCTGGTCTTTATTAGCGATGTCGACGCGACACCCGATATCTACGCGACTGTCGATCAGCAGGGGCACCGCTGCCGGGTGCAGTTCTCGTTAGACGAGAAGGACACAGAAAGTTTTTACCAGAAAGTTAACGCGACGTGTAAGCCGGAATAG
- a CDS encoding DUF1120 domain-containing protein: MSFTKQIFTAGAIASLLTVTLSSYAGTSATLTISGTVTPAACTIAISGGGTLTFDPVSIEALPSTGTYTMTPKTIDTTVDCQNTAQAVAISFVDNRKDSVATHSDELTDSNTAFGLGTNDDALKIGSYGIKITKVTAEGTEGSLLSSTGKTLASTWSSLSSDAFVNNGTTAQYITYTDTSGSAPVSKKNYTFTLEVTPSISSDMKGITSTANLDGNTTINVDYM, encoded by the coding sequence ATGTCATTCACTAAACAGATTTTTACCGCAGGAGCGATTGCTTCGCTGTTAACCGTCACGCTCTCCTCCTACGCAGGTACCAGCGCGACTCTGACCATCTCCGGCACCGTCACCCCGGCGGCCTGTACTATTGCGATTTCTGGCGGCGGCACCCTGACCTTTGATCCTGTCAGCATCGAAGCACTGCCTTCAACCGGCACTTACACCATGACGCCGAAAACCATCGACACCACCGTTGATTGCCAGAACACGGCGCAGGCCGTGGCTATCAGCTTTGTCGATAACCGTAAGGACTCGGTCGCCACCCACTCTGACGAACTGACCGACAGCAACACCGCCTTCGGTCTGGGCACCAATGATGACGCCCTTAAAATCGGCTCTTATGGCATCAAAATCACTAAGGTCACGGCAGAGGGCACAGAAGGTAGCCTGCTCTCCAGCACCGGCAAAACCCTCGCCAGTACCTGGAGCTCGCTCTCTTCTGACGCATTCGTCAATAACGGTACCACCGCTCAGTATATTACCTATACCGACACCAGCGGCTCCGCGCCGGTCAGCAAGAAAAACTACACCTTCACTCTGGAAGTCACCCCGTCCATCAGCAGCGATATGAAGGGTATCACCAGCACCGCGAATCTTGATGGTAACACCACCATCAATGTTGATTACATGTAA
- a CDS encoding DUF1120 domain-containing protein — translation MKNGIFKYSLLAGAMAFSGLVMANPSATLAVKGQVSTGTCTATLTKTNIDLGNISADILPTTKSYQAATDVDDYLYVDCTSPLKMQVSLTDNRADSPIPAADINSSFAKDGNIMGLGKTNTGENIGGYTMSLFTINASVDGKTTYMNVLSKTSDESATWVIEQDKSKTNISPLNNAAGLTTKSYISLSLSNGKTPYPTTSSEYRFKINAYISSKLRSITDQQTIDGNVTFNVDYL, via the coding sequence ATGAAAAATGGAATTTTTAAATACTCGCTGCTGGCGGGCGCAATGGCTTTCTCCGGCCTGGTAATGGCCAACCCTTCCGCTACTCTGGCGGTAAAGGGACAGGTCTCGACCGGGACATGTACAGCAACGTTGACAAAGACGAACATTGATTTAGGCAATATTAGTGCGGATATTCTCCCTACGACTAAGAGTTATCAGGCAGCAACGGATGTTGACGATTATTTATATGTCGATTGCACCAGCCCACTGAAGATGCAGGTGTCGCTCACCGATAACCGGGCTGATTCCCCTATCCCTGCAGCAGATATTAATTCATCTTTTGCAAAGGATGGCAATATCATGGGTTTAGGCAAAACGAATACCGGTGAAAACATTGGTGGCTACACCATGTCATTATTTACGATTAATGCCTCAGTCGATGGAAAGACAACCTATATGAATGTACTGTCCAAAACCAGTGATGAAAGTGCAACCTGGGTCATTGAACAGGACAAAAGTAAGACAAACATTTCACCATTGAATAATGCCGCTGGGCTAACAACGAAATCCTATATTTCGCTTTCGCTATCCAATGGTAAAACACCGTATCCGACGACCTCCAGCGAATACAGATTTAAAATCAATGCTTATATTTCGAGTAAGCTGAGATCTATTACCGATCAACAAACCATTGACGGCAATGTTACATTCAACGTCGACTATTTATAA
- a CDS encoding DUF1120 domain-containing protein, whose protein sequence is MATTFMAHAGTSATLTISGTVTPAACTIALSGGGTLTFDPVSIEALPSTGTYTMTPKTIDTTVDCQNTAQAVAISFVDNRKDSVATHSDELTDSNTAFGLGTNDDALKIGSYGIKITKVTAEGTEGSLLSSTGKTLASTWSSLSSDAFVNNGTTAQYITYTDTSGSAPVSKQNYTFTLEVTPSISSDMKGITSTANLDGNTTINVDYM, encoded by the coding sequence ATGGCGACAACATTTATGGCACACGCAGGTACCAGTGCGACCCTGACCATCTCCGGCACCGTCACCCCGGCGGCCTGTACTATTGCGCTTTCTGGCGGCGGCACCCTGACCTTTGATCCTGTCAGCATCGAAGCGCTGCCTTCAACCGGCACTTACACCATGACGCCGAAAACCATCGACACCACCGTTGATTGCCAGAACACGGCGCAGGCCGTGGCTATCAGCTTTGTCGATAACCGTAAGGACTCGGTCGCCACCCATTCTGACGAACTGACCGACAGCAACACCGCCTTCGGTCTGGGCACCAATGATGACGCCCTTAAAATCGGCTCTTATGGCATCAAAATCACTAAGGTCACGGCAGAGGGCACAGAAGGTAGCCTGCTCTCCAGCACCGGCAAAACCCTCGCCAGTACCTGGAGTTCGCTCTCTTCTGACGCATTCGTCAATAACGGTACCACCGCTCAGTATATTACCTATACCGACACCAGCGGCTCCGCGCCGGTCAGCAAGCAAAACTACACCTTCACTCTGGAAGTCACCCCGTCCATCAGCAGCGATATGAAGGGTATCACCAGCACCGCGAATCTTGATGGCAATACCACCATCAACGTTGATTACATGTAA
- a CDS encoding DUF1120 domain-containing protein, with protein MKNRIFKLSLLAGAMIFSGLAMAKPSATLAVKGQVSTGTCNIDLSKDDIALGNISADSLPATGSYALNSAIEFLFITCTSPLKLQFSFTDNRADSAISADLTNRGSTFNGRFMGLGKTEDGKKIGGYYFALQSIITTMNDKATYMNILGRSSKDGAWEENPNHIIYPLNNEAGITENIYTTMAEPGSLEPYPSSYTEVRYNVYPYISSELRSITDLQTIDGSVTFNVDYL; from the coding sequence ATGAAAAACAGAATATTTAAACTCTCGCTGCTGGCTGGCGCAATGATCTTCTCTGGCCTGGCAATGGCTAAACCTTCCGCTACCCTAGCGGTAAAGGGACAGGTCTCGACCGGGACATGTAATATTGACTTATCTAAAGATGATATCGCCTTAGGTAATATTAGTGCTGATTCTTTGCCGGCAACTGGAAGCTATGCTTTAAACTCAGCCATTGAGTTTTTGTTTATCACATGCACCAGCCCACTGAAATTACAATTTTCTTTTACGGATAATCGTGCAGACTCAGCAATCTCTGCCGATTTGACGAATAGAGGTAGTACTTTTAACGGCCGTTTTATGGGTTTGGGTAAAACAGAAGATGGCAAAAAAATAGGCGGGTATTATTTTGCTTTACAGTCTATTATTACGACCATGAATGATAAAGCCACCTACATGAATATTCTGGGAAGAAGCAGTAAAGATGGGGCCTGGGAAGAAAATCCTAATCACATTATCTATCCGTTAAATAATGAAGCTGGAATTACGGAAAATATCTATACTACCATGGCTGAACCTGGTTCACTCGAGCCATACCCGTCTTCCTATACTGAAGTAAGGTATAATGTTTATCCTTATATTTCTAGCGAACTTCGCTCTATTACGGATCTGCAAACCATTGATGGTAGCGTGACCTTCAACGTAGATTATCTCTAA
- the sspB gene encoding ClpXP protease specificity-enhancing factor, producing the protein MEMSQLSPRRPYLLRAFYEWLLDNQLTPHLVVDVTLPDVLVPMEYARDGQIVLNIAPRAVGNLELANDEVRFNARFGGVPRQVSVPLAAVLAIYARENGAGTMFEPEAAYDEDGASLNDDDVSDDRESDTVMSIIDGDKPDHHNDHDPDDDPPPPRGGRPALRVVK; encoded by the coding sequence GTGGAAATGTCACAACTTTCTCCACGCCGTCCTTATCTGCTGCGCGCCTTCTATGAATGGCTGCTGGATAACCAGCTCACGCCGCACCTGGTTGTGGATGTGACGTTGCCTGATGTGCTGGTGCCAATGGAATACGCGCGTGACGGACAGATCGTGCTGAATATTGCGCCGCGTGCAGTGGGGAACCTGGAACTGGCAAACGACGAAGTGCGCTTCAACGCGCGTTTCGGCGGCGTGCCGCGTCAGGTATCCGTGCCGTTGGCTGCCGTGCTGGCCATCTACGCGCGAGAAAACGGTGCAGGTACCATGTTCGAGCCGGAAGCGGCTTATGACGAAGACGGTGCCAGCCTGAATGATGACGACGTATCTGACGATCGCGAAAGCGATACGGTGATGTCTATCATTGATGGCGACAAACCTGACCATCACAACGACCACGATCCTGATGACGATCCGCCGCCGCCGCGCGGAGGACGTCCAGCGCTACGCGTTGTGAAATAA
- the sspA gene encoding stringent starvation protein SspA — protein sequence MAVAANKRSVMTLFSGPTDIYSHQVRIVLAEKGVSFEIEHVEKDNPPQDLIDLNPSQSVPTLVDRELTLWESRIIMEYLDERFPHPPLMPVYPVARGESRLYMQRIEKDWYTLMNVIVNGSSSEADAARKQLREELLAIAPVFGQKPFFLSDEFSLVDCYLAPLLWRLPTLGVEFSGPGSKELKGYMTRVFERDSFLASLTEPEREMRLGRG from the coding sequence ATGGCTGTCGCTGCCAACAAACGTTCGGTAATGACGCTGTTTTCTGGTCCTACTGACATTTATAGCCATCAGGTTCGTATCGTGCTGGCCGAGAAGGGTGTCAGTTTTGAGATCGAGCATGTGGAAAAGGATAACCCGCCTCAGGATCTGATCGATCTCAACCCGAGCCAAAGCGTACCAACGCTTGTGGATCGCGAGCTGACCCTGTGGGAATCCCGTATCATTATGGAATACCTGGATGAGCGTTTCCCGCATCCACCACTGATGCCTGTTTACCCTGTTGCGCGTGGTGAAAGCCGCCTGTACATGCAGCGTATCGAAAAAGACTGGTATACGCTGATGAACGTCATCGTTAACGGTTCCTCGTCTGAGGCGGATGCTGCACGTAAGCAACTGCGCGAAGAACTGCTGGCGATTGCCCCGGTATTTGGTCAGAAGCCATTCTTCCTGAGTGACGAGTTCAGCCTGGTAGATTGCTATCTGGCACCGTTGCTGTGGCGTCTGCCTACCCTGGGCGTTGAGTTCAGTGGCCCGGGTTCGAAAGAGCTGAAAGGCTACATGACTCGCGTATTTGAACGCGATTCTTTCCTGGCTTCTCTGACAGAGCCGGAACGTGAAATGCGTCTCGGCCGAGGCTAA
- the rpsI gene encoding 30S ribosomal protein S9 yields the protein MAENQYYGTGRRKSSAARVFIKPGSGKIVINQRSLEQYFGRETARMVVRQPLELVDMVEKLDLYITVKGGGISGQAGAIRHGITRALMEYDESLRSELRKAGFVTRDARQVERKKVGLRKARRRPQFSKR from the coding sequence ATGGCTGAAAATCAATACTACGGCACTGGTCGCCGCAAAAGTTCCGCAGCTCGCGTGTTCATCAAACCGGGCAGCGGTAAAATCGTAATCAACCAACGTTCTCTGGAACAGTACTTCGGTCGTGAAACTGCCCGCATGGTAGTTCGCCAGCCGCTGGAACTGGTTGATATGGTAGAAAAACTGGATCTGTACATCACCGTTAAAGGTGGTGGTATCTCTGGTCAGGCTGGTGCGATCCGTCACGGTATCACCCGCGCTCTGATGGAGTACGACGAATCCCTGCGTTCTGAACTGCGTAAAGCTGGCTTCGTTACTCGTGACGCTCGTCAGGTTGAACGTAAGAAAGTGGGTCTGCGTAAAGCACGTCGTCGTCCACAGTTCTCCAAACGTTAA